One window of the Tissierella sp. genome contains the following:
- the rny gene encoding ribonuclease Y codes for MLYKWRCLVIEILFAILGAIIGILVGYFIRKTIGEGKINNAEELAKRTIDEAEKQGEARKKELLLEAKEEIHRLRNESERENRERRSELQKLERRLLNKEESIDKKSDSIERKEEHLAKKLKEVEDKESQIDDIYKSQVLELERLSGLSSDEAKELLLDEIRKEIVHESAIMIKEMESKAKEEAEKKAREIITIAIQKYAADHVTETTVTVVALPNDEMKGRIIGREGRNIRTLETLTGIDLIIDDTPEAVVLSGFDPVRREVARIALEKLIVDGRIHPARIEEMVDKAKKEVDNIIREEGEQAAFDTGVHGIHPELIKLLGRLKYRTSYGQNVLKHSIEVSHLAGIMAAELGADVKIAKRAGLLHDLGKAVDHEVEGPHVDIGVDLARRYKESKEVIHGIAAHHGDCEPQTVEAVLVQAADAISAARPGARRETLEAYIKRLQKLEEIANSFEGIERSYAIQAGREIRILVKPDEITENQITHTAREIVKKIESELDYPGQIKVNVIRETRAIEYAK; via the coding sequence ATTTTATACAAATGGAGGTGTTTAGTTATTGAAATTTTATTCGCAATTCTTGGAGCAATTATTGGAATTCTCGTTGGTTATTTTATAAGAAAAACTATTGGAGAAGGTAAAATAAATAATGCTGAAGAGTTAGCTAAAAGAACAATTGATGAAGCTGAAAAACAAGGTGAAGCTCGTAAAAAGGAACTCTTATTGGAAGCAAAAGAAGAAATCCACAGATTAAGAAATGAATCTGAGAGAGAAAATCGTGAGCGAAGAAGTGAATTACAAAAATTGGAAAGACGACTTCTTAACAAAGAAGAAAGTATTGACAAAAAAAGTGATTCAATCGAAAGAAAAGAAGAACATTTAGCTAAAAAGCTTAAGGAAGTAGAGGATAAAGAGAGTCAGATTGATGATATCTATAAAAGCCAAGTTTTAGAATTGGAAAGACTTTCTGGTTTATCTTCTGATGAAGCAAAGGAACTATTATTAGATGAAATTAGAAAAGAAATAGTCCATGAATCAGCTATTATGATTAAAGAAATGGAAAGCAAAGCTAAAGAAGAAGCAGAAAAGAAAGCTAGAGAAATTATTACTATTGCTATACAAAAATATGCTGCTGATCATGTAACAGAAACTACTGTAACAGTTGTAGCACTACCAAATGACGAAATGAAGGGTAGAATTATAGGTAGAGAAGGTAGAAATATAAGAACTCTAGAAACTTTAACCGGAATAGATTTAATTATCGATGATACTCCTGAAGCTGTTGTATTATCAGGATTTGATCCTGTTAGAAGAGAAGTAGCTAGAATAGCATTAGAAAAACTTATTGTAGATGGAAGAATACATCCTGCCAGAATAGAGGAAATGGTAGACAAAGCCAAAAAAGAAGTTGATAACATAATACGTGAAGAAGGTGAACAAGCTGCTTTCGACACAGGTGTTCATGGAATTCATCCTGAATTAATCAAACTTTTAGGTAGACTTAAATATAGAACAAGTTATGGTCAAAATGTACTAAAACATTCTATTGAAGTGTCACATTTAGCTGGTATTATGGCTGCAGAATTAGGTGCTGATGTAAAGATTGCTAAGAGAGCCGGGTTATTGCATGATTTAGGAAAAGCTGTAGATCATGAAGTAGAAGGACCTCATGTTGATATCGGTGTAGACTTGGCAAGAAGATATAAGGAATCTAAAGAAGTTATACATGGTATTGCTGCACATCATGGTGATTGTGAACCTCAGACTGTAGAAGCTGTTTTAGTACAGGCTGCAGATGCTATTTCTGCTGCAAGACCAGGTGCAAGAAGAGAAACACTTGAAGCATATATTAAGAGATTACAAAAATTAGAGGAGATTGCAAACTCCTTTGAAGGAATAGAAAGATCTTATGCAATTCAAGCTGGTCGTGAAATTAGGATATTAGTTAAACCAGATGAGATTACTGAAAATCAAATTACGCATACAGCAAGAGAGATTGTGAAGAAAATTGAATCTGAATTAGATTATCCGGGACAAATTAAAGTAAATGTTATCCGTGAAACAAGAGCTATCGAATACGCTAAATAA
- a CDS encoding PHP domain-containing protein: MKFDLHVHTNHSDGLFSPEKIVDLAVDQNLNGIAITDHDTTTGIEFAINHSKRYKNFEVIPGIEISCVYNDNEVHILGYFIDYNNKDIITITNKLKSSRLTRGIEIVNKINQLGLDISLEEVKEFSGEEYIGRPHIARVMVKKDYVTDIQDAFNKYLDRGKPAYVERYKISIKETISLIKNAGGIAVLAHPGLLKDKNIIDYCISLGIDGLECIHSKHSKSVVENLSIIARANNLIITGGSDFHGDLINGEIILGKYFINLQNILEMKERM, from the coding sequence ATGAAATTTGATCTTCATGTACATACAAATCATTCTGATGGTCTATTTTCTCCAGAGAAAATTGTAGATCTAGCTGTTGATCAAAATTTAAATGGAATAGCAATTACTGATCATGATACAACTACAGGTATTGAATTTGCTATTAATCATAGTAAAAGATATAAAAATTTTGAGGTAATACCTGGCATTGAAATTAGTTGTGTTTATAATGATAATGAGGTTCATATTTTAGGATATTTTATAGATTATAATAACAAAGATATTATTACAATTACAAATAAATTAAAGTCATCTAGATTGACTCGTGGGATTGAAATTGTAAATAAAATTAATCAATTAGGACTTGATATTTCATTGGAGGAGGTTAAGGAATTTTCTGGTGAAGAATATATAGGACGTCCTCATATTGCAAGAGTAATGGTTAAAAAAGACTATGTAACTGATATTCAAGATGCATTCAATAAATACTTAGATAGAGGTAAACCTGCTTATGTTGAAAGATATAAAATTAGCATAAAGGAGACAATTTCCCTAATTAAAAATGCAGGAGGGATTGCTGTCCTAGCTCATCCTGGTTTATTAAAAGACAAAAATATAATAGATTATTGCATATCTCTTGGAATAGATGGTTTAGAATGTATTCACTCAAAACATAGTAAATCAGTCGTAGAAAACTTATCAATTATAGCAAGAGCCAATAATTTAATTATAACAGGAGGATCCGATTTTCATGGTGATCTAATAAATGGCGAAATAATTCTTGGAAAGTACTTTATTAATCTTCAAAATATTTTAGAGATGAAGGAGAGGATGTAG
- the pgsA gene encoding CDP-diacylglycerol--glycerol-3-phosphate 3-phosphatidyltransferase: MNLANKITIFRVFLVPLFMVVLYSNIPYSTYVAAGIFIFASLTDTLDGYIARSRNMITDFGKFIDPLADKVLVSAALISLVELGKVPGWVVVIIIAREFTITGFRVIAASAGITIAASSLGKVKTITQLVAVILLLINNYPFNILDIPFDIIMLYISLFFTVLSGIEYIYKNKSVLKLGQK; encoded by the coding sequence ATGAATTTAGCAAATAAAATTACTATTTTTAGAGTCTTTTTAGTTCCTTTGTTTATGGTAGTATTATATTCTAATATACCATATAGTACTTATGTAGCTGCTGGAATATTTATATTTGCATCATTAACAGATACTTTAGATGGATATATTGCTAGAAGTAGAAATATGATTACTGACTTTGGAAAATTCATAGATCCTTTAGCTGATAAGGTTTTAGTTTCAGCTGCTTTGATATCTTTAGTTGAATTAGGTAAAGTCCCTGGGTGGGTTGTTGTTATAATTATTGCTCGTGAATTTACAATAACTGGTTTTAGAGTAATAGCTGCTTCTGCTGGGATTACTATAGCTGCCAGCTCATTAGGTAAGGTAAAGACTATTACACAATTAGTTGCTGTAATTTTATTATTGATAAACAACTATCCATTTAATATATTGGATATTCCTTTTGACATAATTATGTTATATATTTCCTTGTTTTTTACAGTGCTTTCTGGCATAGAATATATTTATAAAAATAAATCAGTTTTAAAATTAGGACAAAAATAA
- a CDS encoding AAA family ATPase — translation MKYIEKVILENFQSHKYTVMEFNNQLNVIVGPSDSGKTAILRGIRWALYNEPSGDYFIREGENECSVTIVFNDKTKIKRFRNKSKNAYILYDSDNNESKFEGFGTSVPQEIIDKTGIKKIPLDKDLSTAINISDQLEGAFLLSERGSTRANSIGILVGVNIIDDALRETLKDNRTLSTNQKIIDDNIVKLKDELLEYDYLEALKGKVDSVQIIRDQIIYKTNILSKYKLLHEKSLSVFLEKQEVKYYIDKLRGTKLLEDKLKDISVGINKLNYYEKKHILIKKLSIDIYEDTNIINRLRDINRADKIVAESNIRYNSILQFTEFKSKLEHYSKEINDLSKLTDKLISLNLVSKNIKIIDSMILNLSKFNVLNDKLISLQKSIVIGDKYIEKLKNIYIISNIQTHLQQNILFINRLQDLCKLYKQNQQETRISINLIEEYNGILEKKLVSYKDILLKQGTCPFCFNNIDDDKITHILSHYM, via the coding sequence ATGAAATATATTGAAAAAGTAATACTGGAAAACTTTCAGTCTCATAAATATACTGTTATGGAATTCAATAATCAATTAAATGTAATTGTAGGCCCATCTGATAGTGGAAAAACTGCAATTTTAAGGGGAATAAGGTGGGCTTTATATAACGAACCCTCTGGAGATTATTTTATTAGAGAAGGCGAAAATGAATGCAGTGTAACAATTGTTTTTAATGATAAAACTAAAATAAAGAGATTTAGAAACAAGAGTAAAAACGCCTATATCCTTTATGATTCAGATAATAATGAATCAAAATTTGAAGGCTTTGGTACATCTGTACCTCAAGAAATCATTGATAAAACAGGAATTAAGAAGATACCTTTAGATAAGGATTTATCTACTGCTATTAATATAAGCGATCAATTAGAAGGAGCCTTTTTATTATCTGAACGAGGTTCAACAAGAGCAAACTCTATAGGTATATTAGTAGGAGTTAATATTATTGATGATGCTTTAAGAGAAACCCTAAAAGATAATCGTACTCTATCTACTAATCAAAAAATTATAGATGACAACATAGTAAAGCTAAAGGATGAATTATTAGAATATGACTACCTAGAAGCCTTGAAGGGAAAGGTTGATTCCGTACAAATCATTAGAGACCAAATAATATATAAGACCAATATTCTATCTAAATATAAGCTGTTACATGAAAAGTCACTTTCTGTTTTTCTAGAAAAACAAGAGGTCAAATATTATATAGATAAACTTAGAGGAACAAAATTATTAGAAGATAAATTAAAGGATATTTCTGTAGGAATTAATAAACTTAATTATTATGAGAAGAAACATATTCTTATTAAGAAGTTATCAATAGATATATATGAGGACACGAATATTATTAATAGATTAAGAGATATTAATCGTGCTGATAAAATAGTAGCTGAATCAAATATAAGATATAACTCAATTCTACAATTTACTGAGTTTAAATCAAAATTAGAGCATTATTCTAAAGAAATTAATGATTTAAGTAAATTAACAGATAAATTAATCTCATTAAATTTAGTCTCTAAAAACATTAAAATAATAGATAGCATGATTCTAAATCTAAGCAAATTTAATGTATTGAATGACAAATTAATTTCGTTGCAAAAAAGCATCGTTATAGGAGATAAATATATCGAAAAACTTAAGAATATATATATAATATCAAATATACAGACACATTTACAACAAAATATACTCTTTATAAATAGACTACAAGATTTGTGCAAACTATATAAGCAAAATCAACAGGAAACAAGAATATCTATAAATTTAATTGAAGAGTATAATGGAATTTTAGAGAAAAAATTAGTTAGTTATAAGGATATTTTACTAAAGCAAGGTACTTGTCCATTTTGTTTTAATAATATTGATGATGATAAAATTACTCATATTTTGAGTCATTATATGTAG
- a CDS encoding metallophosphoesterase, whose product MIILKLLFFTDTHIKGISPKNRKDSFIDTVEKKFTEISSIIKQNNVDFVLHGGDLFDRPDISISIVSRFASILNDINVPIYLISGNHDIYGHNPDTVKRTMLGLMDVLGVIKLINSGEKAILEKDGIKVQLTGQPYVYDIDSPNNIDYYLLSEVPKDINFSIHMVHGMLLDKPFVKGIPYTLVDDIKNTLADITLTGHYHAGFKTIEVDGKYFINPGSLVRITNSLNEINRIPKVILIELSDQINIKEIPLVSALPGEEVLDKKEIEKNIFKSERMLEFKQTIDESLDFEKMDINEILIEVSSAEGVSDDVKIEALRRIALIQMKGLSGE is encoded by the coding sequence GTGATTATCTTGAAGCTTTTGTTTTTTACTGATACACATATTAAAGGAATCTCACCTAAAAATAGGAAAGATTCTTTTATTGATACAGTTGAGAAAAAATTTACAGAAATATCTAGTATAATTAAACAAAACAATGTGGACTTTGTCCTACATGGTGGAGATTTGTTTGATAGACCTGATATTTCAATATCTATAGTTAGTAGATTTGCAAGTATACTAAATGATATTAATGTTCCTATTTATTTAATAAGTGGAAATCACGATATATATGGACATAATCCTGATACTGTGAAGAGAACTATGTTGGGCTTGATGGATGTATTAGGAGTTATTAAGTTAATTAATAGTGGAGAAAAAGCTATTCTTGAAAAAGATGGTATTAAGGTTCAATTAACAGGTCAACCATATGTTTATGATATTGATTCACCAAATAACATAGACTACTATTTATTAAGTGAAGTGCCTAAAGACATAAATTTCTCTATTCATATGGTACATGGTATGTTATTAGATAAGCCATTTGTAAAAGGCATTCCTTACACTCTTGTAGATGATATAAAAAACACTTTAGCTGATATTACTCTAACAGGTCATTATCATGCAGGATTTAAAACAATAGAAGTTGATGGAAAATATTTTATTAATCCTGGTAGTCTAGTAAGAATAACAAATAGTTTAAATGAAATAAATAGAATACCAAAAGTCATTTTAATTGAGTTATCAGATCAAATTAATATAAAGGAAATTCCTCTAGTTTCTGCATTACCTGGAGAAGAAGTACTTGATAAAAAAGAAATTGAAAAAAACATTTTTAAGAGCGAAAGAATGCTAGAATTCAAACAAACCATAGATGAATCTTTAGACTTTGAAAAAATGGATATTAATGAAATCTTAATTGAAGTATCTAGTGCTGAAGGTGTAAGTGATGATGTAAAAATTGAAGCATTAAGAAGAATTGCACTTATCCAAATGAAAGGTTTAAGTGGTGAGTGA
- a CDS encoding stage V sporulation protein S: MDVLKVSAKSNPNSVAGALAGVLREKGTAEIQAIGAGALNQSVKAVAIARGFVAPSGIDLICIPAFTDIIIDGEERTAIKLIIEPR, translated from the coding sequence ATGGATGTATTAAAAGTATCAGCAAAGTCAAATCCAAATTCTGTTGCAGGGGCACTAGCAGGAGTATTGAGAGAAAAAGGCACCGCAGAAATCCAAGCAATTGGTGCAGGGGCTTTGAATCAATCAGTAAAGGCAGTAGCTATTGCACGAGGCTTTGTTGCTCCAAGTGGAATCGATCTTATTTGTATACCAGCCTTCACAGATATAATAATAGATGGTGAAGAAAGAACAGCTATAAAATTAATTATTGAACCAAGATAA
- the recA gene encoding recombinase RecA, protein MSDNIEKKKALDLALSQIEKQFGKGSIMKLGEKTKMNIDVIPTGCMDLDIALGIGGIPRGRIIEIYGPESSGKTTVSLHVVAEAQKLGGIAAFIDAEHALDPSYAKKLGVDVEELVISQPDTGEQGLEITEALVRSGAVDIVVVDSVAALVPKAEIEGEMGDSHMGLQARLMSQALRKLAGAINKSNTTVIFINQLREKIGVMFGNPETTTGGRALKFYASVRLDVRRIDSLKQGDEIVGNRTRVKVVKNKVAPPFKLAEFDIMYGLGISKEGSILDAGVTTDIVNKSGSWYSYNDNKLGQGRENSKDFLRDNPEIMLEIENRIRQKISSLGEEQNSVEVIEESNKKNE, encoded by the coding sequence ATGAGTGATAATATTGAAAAGAAAAAAGCTTTAGATTTAGCTCTTAGTCAGATAGAAAAGCAATTTGGCAAAGGTTCTATCATGAAATTAGGGGAAAAAACAAAAATGAATATTGATGTAATCCCTACGGGATGTATGGACTTAGATATTGCATTAGGTATAGGGGGAATACCAAGAGGTAGAATTATAGAAATTTATGGTCCAGAATCTTCAGGGAAAACTACAGTTTCACTTCATGTAGTAGCGGAAGCACAAAAACTTGGAGGAATAGCCGCATTTATAGATGCTGAACATGCTTTAGATCCTTCTTACGCAAAAAAATTAGGTGTAGATGTTGAAGAATTAGTTATATCACAACCTGATACTGGTGAGCAAGGGTTGGAAATAACTGAAGCTTTAGTAAGATCAGGAGCAGTAGATATTGTTGTTGTAGACTCAGTAGCAGCCTTAGTACCTAAAGCTGAAATTGAAGGTGAGATGGGTGATAGTCATATGGGACTTCAAGCTAGACTTATGTCACAAGCACTTAGAAAGTTAGCTGGAGCCATAAATAAATCTAATACAACTGTAATATTTATTAATCAACTTAGGGAAAAAATAGGTGTAATGTTTGGTAATCCTGAAACAACAACAGGAGGTAGAGCATTGAAATTCTATGCTAGTGTAAGGCTAGATGTTAGAAGAATTGACTCTCTTAAACAAGGTGATGAGATAGTTGGAAATAGAACAAGAGTAAAAGTTGTAAAAAACAAAGTTGCTCCACCTTTTAAACTAGCAGAATTTGATATAATGTACGGATTAGGAATATCAAAAGAAGGTAGCATACTTGATGCTGGTGTAACAACTGATATAGTTAATAAATCTGGATCTTGGTATAGCTATAATGACAATAAACTTGGGCAAGGTAGAGAAAACTCTAAAGACTTCTTAAGAGATAATCCTGAAATAATGTTAGAGATTGAAAACAGAATTCGTCAAAAAATTAGTTCATTAGGAGAAGAGCAAAATTCTGTAGAAGTGATAGAAGAATCTAATAAAAAGAATGAATAA
- a CDS encoding CinA family protein, giving the protein METEIFEILMKRKHKIGFCESCTGGLISSRFSQIPGVSEVFDRSIITYSNLSKVEEVGVNQTTLEEHGAVSEETALEMAKGLLNKSNSLDIVLSVTGVAGPSGGTKEKPVGLVYLCISTRTSSKVIKCNFDGNRKSIQEKVSTRAFSELRKFLLNI; this is encoded by the coding sequence ATGGAAACTGAAATATTTGAAATTTTAATGAAAAGAAAACATAAAATAGGCTTTTGTGAATCCTGTACTGGTGGTCTAATAAGTAGCCGTTTTAGCCAAATTCCTGGTGTATCTGAAGTATTTGATAGAAGTATAATTACTTATAGTAATCTTTCAAAAGTAGAAGAAGTTGGAGTAAATCAAACTACTTTGGAAGAACATGGTGCAGTAAGCGAAGAAACTGCTTTGGAAATGGCTAAAGGTCTATTGAATAAGTCAAATAGTTTGGATATAGTTTTATCTGTAACCGGAGTTGCAGGGCCAAGTGGTGGAACAAAAGAAAAACCTGTGGGTTTAGTGTATTTATGTATTTCTACTAGAACTTCATCAAAAGTTATTAAATGTAATTTTGATGGAAATAGAAAGTCTATACAAGAAAAAGTATCCACTAGAGCATTTTCAGAATTGAGAAAATTTTTATTAAATATTTAA
- a CDS encoding PadR family transcriptional regulator — translation MTIYKGERQRQFPTKVSTTSFVKLYILHLINEKSYYGNEIKDEIKKRLDNKWEPSPGMIYPLLQEMETEGYIVGWWDEPNKRSIKRYRITDNGIKHYKLLLLQNKPAFEDSLLIVKNVLKDIYGQKI, via the coding sequence ATGACTATTTATAAGGGAGAAAGACAAAGACAATTTCCTACTAAAGTAAGTACGACTTCATTTGTTAAATTATACATTCTTCATCTTATAAATGAAAAGAGCTATTACGGCAACGAGATTAAAGATGAAATCAAAAAAAGGCTTGATAATAAATGGGAACCAAGCCCTGGTATGATTTATCCTTTACTTCAAGAGATGGAAACTGAAGGGTATATAGTAGGGTGGTGGGATGAACCAAATAAAAGGTCTATTAAAAGATACAGGATTACTGATAATGGTATTAAACATTATAAACTATTATTACTACAAAATAAGCCTGCTTTTGAAGACTCTTTACTTATTGTTAAAAATGTGTTAAAAGATATATATGGACAAAAAATATAA
- a CDS encoding ATPase: protein MINSIQDLDYYLSQSKEYLSRELGKRDKIIQQLNSYEETLGKIELQIDLLNKVNVLLQKTSEFAREQAKNQVESLVTKCLQFIFESKIEFLIEIEELRGKSSAEFYVVNEIEDIIIKTKPELSRGGGVVDIISLALRIAFLQTHKPYIEGPLILDEPAKHVSDEYIYNVANFLMQTAELFNRQIIMVTHNHHLAAIGNNSYRVELNGSESTVMKVTS from the coding sequence ATGATTAATAGTATACAGGACTTAGACTATTATTTATCTCAATCAAAAGAATATTTGTCTAGAGAATTAGGTAAAAGAGACAAAATTATTCAGCAATTAAACTCTTATGAAGAAACACTTGGTAAAATTGAGCTGCAAATAGATCTGTTAAACAAAGTAAATGTTTTATTGCAAAAAACTTCTGAATTTGCTAGAGAACAAGCCAAAAATCAAGTTGAATCATTAGTTACAAAATGTTTACAATTTATTTTTGAATCTAAAATTGAATTTTTAATTGAAATTGAAGAGTTAAGGGGTAAATCAAGTGCTGAATTCTATGTAGTTAATGAAATAGAAGATATTATAATTAAAACTAAACCTGAATTATCTAGAGGTGGCGGTGTAGTAGATATTATTTCTTTAGCTCTTAGAATCGCTTTTTTACAAACACATAAGCCCTATATTGAAGGGCCACTTATACTAGATGAACCAGCTAAGCATGTGAGCGATGAATATATTTATAATGTAGCAAATTTTTTAATGCAAACTGCTGAGCTCTTTAATAGACAAATTATAATGGTAACTCACAATCATCATCTAGCAGCTATAGGAAATAACTCTTATAGAGTAGAATTAAATGGTTCAGAAAGTACTGTAATGAAGGTAACATCTTAA